The sequence CGAGCAGGAGACCGTGGTTCGCCTGACGCTGCTTGCGCGCTACGGCATCGATTTGCCGAGTGAGCTTATCGAAGAGCAGATCGCCATGGCGCTCGACGGCATCGTGATGTCCGAGCGTCATGCAGATGGTAGGCGCTTTGTCGCCTCATATTCGGGGGTTCGCCGCGGCGCGTCGGGCGGTGTTGAGCTCGAACGCTACGTGACTTTTGATGCCGCCGAACGCACCTGGACGCTCGACCGCGAGCCGCCGTTTATTGCGGAGGGCTTGCGGTCGGGAACGCTCACGCAAGAGGAGGTGGACGAATGGAGATCGCTATGCCCCTCGTCGTAGGGGGTTTGGCGGGGCTTTCCGTCGCGACGGCGTGTGGGGCAGAGCCTCGTGTGCCGCGGATGCCGCCGGCGGAGCTGGTGCGCCAGACGCTCGAATCGATGGCGGAGAAGCTGCCGCGTGAGTTGGTGGAAAACGACCTGCTGACAAAGATTGCCCGCTCGTGGGCGTCGCTGATCCCCGCAGATCGCCTTGGGTTTGCTATTGAGGATAACGCGGCTCGTCTGGCATTTCTGCTGCTGTCGAGCGGTATCTGCAGCGTTTTGCTGGCCGTTGCGTCGTTGTCGCCCATCGGCTTTGTCTTGGGGCTGGTGGCGCCGTTTGGCGTGGGTGCCGCGCGTGACACCTTCGATCGCCGACGCGAGCAGCATGATGTAGAAGAGGCCATGCCCGAGGCATTCACGGCGTTATCCATGTCGCTTGCCTCGGGGCATTCGCTGGCACAGGGCATGCGCTTTGTGGGCGCCCATGCGCAAGAACCGGTGCATACCGAGTTTTTGCGGGTGGCGGCGGCAATCGATTGCGGCATCTCGGCGACCGACGCACTCGATGACCTACTCGTTCGCATCGATGCCCCCGGCCTTTCGCTTGTCACCTTGGCGCTCAAAGTATCGCAGCGTACCGGGGCTCCACTTGCTGGCTTGCTGTCCGAGGCGTCGAGCATGGTGGGTGAGCGCATTGAGCTCAAACGCCGTCTGGACGTTAAGACGTCACAGGCGCGTATGTCGGCACACATGGTCGCGGCGATGCCGGCGGGCATGTGCGCGGTGCTGGCTTTGCTTTCGGCAGACTTTCGTCGCGGTCTTGCGACGCCGGCTGGTGCGGGCGCCGTGGTACTGGGACTTGCCCTCAACGTCGTTGCCCTGGTAGTTATCCGGCGCATTATGCGGGTGGAGCTATGAGCGCCCTGGTCGGGGCCGCGGCTTGTCTGTGTGCCCTGAGTGTATTTGCCGCGACAGGTTTGGAGCGTGCGGATGCTTGCAAGATTGCAGAGACGTGCAAGCGTGAAGCGGTACTGGTCATTGCTGCGGGCTACTCGGTGATTGATACCCTGACTGCGCGAATGAAGGGCGCGATTGGGGCGGGCGGCCCGGCGCGGGTGTCGCTCGGTGAGGTGTCCGAGATGATCGACGTGGTGCGCCTGGGTCTTTCTGCCGGCCTTTCGTTTGACGCGGCGCTCGAGATTTTCTGTGCCAATCGTCGGTCGGTGCTGGCCGTTCGTCTTGAACGAGCTTGCATGGCGTGGCAGGTGGGCGTGGGGACGCGCGAGGCCGAGCTGTTGGCTGCCGCGCGTGATTTGGACGTGAGGGCGCTCGAGACCTTTGCCATCACGGTGGGGCAGGCGCTTGCGCTGGGCGCCCCGCTGGCCGAGACGCTGGCTGCTCAAAGTCGCGAGATCCGTGCGGCCCATCGCGCCGCAGTCGAGCGCGAGATCGAGCGCGCGCCGGTCAAGTTGCTGATTCCCACCGGCACGCTCATCTTGCCGGCGTTGCTTCTGTCCATATTGGGCCCGCTGCTGGGAGCAGGCGGGATGATGTAGGGAGGAATACATGAACACGATGACCGACATTGCGGGCAAGGCTTGGAGCTGGGCATTTTGCCGGGCAATCCGCGCTCGCCAGCGTGCCAAGGCGCTGTTGCGGGAGGAGAACGCGCAGGGCACTACCGAATACGCCATCTTGGTCGGTGTGCTCGTAGTGATCGCGATTATCGCCATCGTCGCGTTTAAGAGCAAAGTCGAAGAACTATGGAACGCGATCAAAGACGGCATCAACAGCCTGTAGGAGGCAGGCGGCCTGTTGGTTCGCCGCTGGTGCTCGTCTGTTTGCTCGTGGCAATAGCGGTGACGCTTTGGGGGCTGGGTGTTGCGCGACAGCAGCGTCCAGGCGCTACTGCCGATTTGGGATCGGGTTCGGCGGCGGTGTCACAAGCAGAAGGCGCGGGAGATATGGGCGGTCAGAATGCCGCCGTCACGGCTCGTACCTTTTTGCAGGCGCTCGACGAGCGGGCCGCCAGCGCGACGGAGCCGTCTGCAGACAACGCGATCGCGGTTCGACTCGCATGGTCCGAGGACCGGCCGATGACCGAGGCGGCGGCAGACCTGTTGCGCGCCTACCGTGAGGTGCCCACGGCCCAGCTCGCCCTGAGCGGCTATCTCGATATTAAGGGCAACGTATGGGGCGCCATCGTGCGCGATGGGAGAGGCTGGGTCGACATGGTGACGGTTGCCGCGGATGCCGGCGATGCCTCGTGCCGCCTGCGTGCCGTGCGTCTGGTTCCGCAAACAACGGAGTCAAAGGAGGGGTCGTGAAATGCATGGTGTCCTGTGTGAGGAATCTGCTCAGTCGACCGTCGAATACGCCATCGTCACCGTGGCGCTGTTATCGATTGTGCTGGCGATTGCGGGGCTTTGGCGCGCTGGCACCGATGGGCGCTTGGCGGCACTGGTCGAGCGGGCAGCGTCTCATGGCGTCGCCCCATCGTCGGTTATCGATGCCGCGACGGGTGCCAAGGACATCGCTCTGTATTGATATCGCGTGCGAGGATCGGGCGCAATCTACGGTCGAGGCCGCCTTTTTGCTGCCGACGTTTTTGACACTTATCTTGCTCGCGTTGCAGCCGGTGTGCCTGCTCTATACGCGTGCGGTCATGGAGTCTGCCGCCGCCGAGACCGCGCGGCTTATGACCACGACGACGGTGGAGGACGACGATGACCTTAAGGAGTTCACTCGCCGCAGACTTGCCGCGGTGCCCAACGTCTCGATTTTTCATGCCGGCGGGCCGCTGTCGTGGGATATCGAGTTGGGGCGGGCCGGTGCCGGTGGCGTTTCGTCCGTGTCTGTTGCCGGCGAGGTTAAGCCGCTGCCCGTGATCGGTGCATTTGTGCAGGCCATGGGCAGTGCGGGTGAGGGCGGCTATGTCGAGCTCAAGGTCGACGTCTCGTATCGATCGCGTCCCGAATGGCTGGAGGGAGATTATGATTCATGGATTGCTGCATGGGATTAGGCGCTGCCTGCTGCGGGTGACGCAAGGGTTTGCGGCTCGCCGTCGACCAGGCGCTCGCCGCAAGCGGGGCGGCTTTATGGGCCGT is a genomic window of Collinsella aerofaciens containing:
- a CDS encoding TadE family protein, whose protein sequence is MPRTSLCIDIACEDRAQSTVEAAFLLPTFLTLILLALQPVCLLYTRAVMESAAAETARLMTTTTVEDDDDLKEFTRRRLAAVPNVSIFHAGGPLSWDIELGRAGAGGVSSVSVAGEVKPLPVIGAFVQAMGSAGEGGYVELKVDVSYRSRPEWLEGDYDSWIAAWD
- a CDS encoding type II secretion system F family protein yields the protein MEIAMPLVVGGLAGLSVATACGAEPRVPRMPPAELVRQTLESMAEKLPRELVENDLLTKIARSWASLIPADRLGFAIEDNAARLAFLLLSSGICSVLLAVASLSPIGFVLGLVAPFGVGAARDTFDRRREQHDVEEAMPEAFTALSMSLASGHSLAQGMRFVGAHAQEPVHTEFLRVAAAIDCGISATDALDDLLVRIDAPGLSLVTLALKVSQRTGAPLAGLLSEASSMVGERIELKRRLDVKTSQARMSAHMVAAMPAGMCAVLALLSADFRRGLATPAGAGAVVLGLALNVVALVVIRRIMRVEL
- a CDS encoding type II secretion system F family protein, with the protein product MSALVGAAACLCALSVFAATGLERADACKIAETCKREAVLVIAAGYSVIDTLTARMKGAIGAGGPARVSLGEVSEMIDVVRLGLSAGLSFDAALEIFCANRRSVLAVRLERACMAWQVGVGTREAELLAAARDLDVRALETFAITVGQALALGAPLAETLAAQSREIRAAHRAAVEREIERAPVKLLIPTGTLILPALLLSILGPLLGAGGMM